One segment of Haloplanus natans DSM 17983 DNA contains the following:
- a CDS encoding TrmB family transcriptional regulator: MASLRDLGLSKYESRTYRALLDQGAATAKELSSSSEVPMGRIYDVLNGLEGNGLVRSQAASRPKRYVAVEPDTALDRLVEIRRRELEQQAERYESVADDLADDLDTVDSLEGQFWTAAVGPDETVELLLERLSAADEEILHVSGLPSPQIDIGTVGQRVLDAFASALDRGVSVSLLIDPALVESVPDGLREAYATRLGDRERYASRTSAGIDGTFTLIDGEEACIEVPNPLDSSEAFAMIDLKDVAFAADVRAVFEEQWEESTPLEFGDEMRPR, from the coding sequence ATGGCGTCACTCCGAGATCTCGGCCTCTCGAAGTACGAATCCCGAACGTATCGGGCCCTCCTCGATCAGGGAGCGGCAACGGCGAAAGAGTTGTCGTCGTCGAGCGAGGTGCCGATGGGGCGGATCTACGACGTGCTCAACGGGCTGGAAGGCAACGGATTGGTGCGGAGTCAGGCGGCGAGTCGGCCGAAACGGTACGTCGCGGTCGAACCGGATACGGCGCTCGATCGGCTGGTCGAGATCCGCCGGCGCGAACTCGAACAGCAGGCGGAGCGATACGAGTCGGTCGCCGACGACCTCGCCGACGACCTCGACACGGTCGACTCCCTCGAAGGGCAGTTCTGGACGGCGGCGGTCGGCCCCGACGAGACGGTCGAACTCCTGCTCGAACGGCTCTCTGCCGCCGACGAGGAGATCCTCCACGTCTCGGGGCTTCCGTCGCCACAGATCGACATCGGTACGGTCGGCCAGCGAGTGCTCGATGCGTTCGCGTCGGCGCTCGACCGGGGCGTGTCGGTGTCGCTGCTGATCGATCCGGCGCTCGTCGAGAGCGTTCCGGACGGCCTCAGGGAAGCGTACGCCACCCGCCTCGGCGACCGCGAGCGGTACGCGAGTCGAACGTCGGCCGGCATCGACGGCACCTTCACGCTCATCGACGGCGAGGAGGCGTGCATCGAGGTGCCGAACCCCCTCGATTCCAGCGAGGCGTTCGCGATGATCGACCTCAAGGACGTGGCCTTCGCCGCCGACGTGCGGGCGGTGTTCGAGGAACAGTGGGAGGAGTCGACGCCGCTCGAATTCGGCGACGAGATGCGGCCGCGCTGA
- the mptA gene encoding GTP cyclohydrolase MptA, whose translation MSHQLPDVQASQPDVTVGLSQVGVTGVEKLVKLDRNGKRPIVLMAEFEVFVDLPGGRKGIDMSRNMQVIDETLEAAVAESSYRVEDVCGDVAERLLDKHDYTSTAEVRMEADYITRESTPASGLATQNTATIIAGAVATDEGTREEIGARVTGMTVCPCSQGMSESRARETLLDLGVDDETTEEFLDQVPQPGHSQRGHATLTVTSDGSPDVDLRDVIDVARDAMSARIYNLAKRPDEDHMTYHAHANAKFVEDCVRSLAESVVEEFDHLADDTVIHMKQSNDESIHQHNAHAERELTLEALRDEVGA comes from the coding sequence TCAAACTCGACCGGAACGGGAAACGACCTATCGTCCTGATGGCCGAGTTCGAGGTGTTCGTCGATCTGCCGGGCGGTCGGAAGGGTATCGACATGAGCCGGAACATGCAGGTGATCGACGAGACGTTGGAGGCGGCCGTCGCCGAATCCTCCTACCGCGTCGAGGACGTGTGTGGCGACGTGGCCGAGCGACTGCTCGACAAACACGACTACACGTCGACGGCGGAGGTACGGATGGAGGCCGACTACATCACCCGGGAGTCGACGCCGGCCTCCGGCCTCGCCACCCAGAACACCGCGACGATCATCGCCGGCGCCGTCGCCACCGACGAGGGCACCCGCGAGGAGATCGGCGCCCGCGTCACCGGGATGACGGTCTGTCCCTGTTCGCAGGGGATGTCCGAGTCTCGCGCCCGCGAGACGCTGCTCGATCTCGGCGTCGACGACGAGACGACCGAGGAGTTCCTCGATCAGGTGCCCCAGCCCGGCCACTCCCAGCGGGGCCACGCCACCCTCACCGTCACGAGCGACGGCTCGCCGGACGTCGACCTGCGGGACGTGATCGACGTTGCCCGCGACGCCATGAGCGCCCGCATCTACAACCTCGCGAAACGGCCCGACGAGGACCACATGACCTACCACGCACACGCGAACGCCAAGTTCGTCGAGGACTGCGTGCGCTCGCTCGCCGAGTCCGTCGTCGAGGAGTTCGACCACCTAGCGGACGACACGGTGATCCACATGAAGCAGTCGAACGACGAGTCGATCCACCAGCACAACGCCCACGCGGAGCGCGAACTCACGCTCGAAGCGCTCCGCGACGAAGTCGGCGCCTGA